DNA from Gemmatimonadaceae bacterium:
GCGGCCCCCAGCGAGCCGTGCGCTCGCGGCCGCCGTCGCGCTCGATGCCGTGGAGCGCGTCGAGCAGTTCGTGCGGCGTGAGGGTGGTGTCGATGGCGAGCATCTGGTTGAGATAGGGGCCCTGGCCCGGCGGTCCGAACGGCGGCGTCTCCTCCACCGGCGTTTCGGCCGTCACCCGGGTGCCCGGGAGTTTCCGGAGCGCTTGGCGCGCCGCGGCCAACGCGGCGTGGCGGTCTCCCAGGTTCGAGCCGAGCGCGATGAACGCCACCTCACCCATCGATCGGGCGCGCGATGGCGACTTCGACGTAGTCGAGCGGCGCGCCGAGCGGCACGTGGGGCTTGCGCACGCGGACCTCGACGCGAGCCACCCCGTCCACGGCGAGCGCTCCGGCCGCCACGCGCTCGGCGATCTGTTCGAGGAACTCGCGCGGCGACTCCGCGACGGCATTTCGGGCGGCATCATGCAGCCCGCGGTAGTCCACCACGTCGGCATCACCGGGCGCGACCCACGCGCTGAGGTCCACCTCCAGCGGTTGCGGATGCTGCTGTTCGTGGGGAAGGATGCCCACGGTGAGGTGGAAGCGCATCCCGCGCAGCGTGATGCGGTCGTGGCCCGGCAGCTCGTTCATGTGACGCTCGTGATGCGGTGGGTGAGTTCGCTCAGGTAGACGGTTACACCGCGCAGTTCCTGGATGGCGCCTTCCAACTCGCGGAGCGCGACGGCCTGGTCCTTGGCCGACGAGATCACGTTCTCGGCGCCCGTGC
Protein-coding regions in this window:
- the folK gene encoding 2-amino-4-hydroxy-6-hydroxymethyldihydropteridine diphosphokinase — encoded protein: MGEVAFIALGSNLGDRHAALAAARQALRKLPGTRVTAETPVEETPPFGPPGQGPYLNQMLAIDTTLTPHELLDALHGIERDGGRERTARWGPRTLDLDIVAFGHHTVADERLTLPHPGLRDREFWQRELALLRQAVDG
- a CDS encoding dihydroneopterin aldolase, with protein sequence MNELPGHDRITLRGMRFHLTVGILPHEQQHPQPLEVDLSAWVAPGDADVVDYRGLHDAARNAVAESPREFLEQIAERVAAGALAVDGVARVEVRVRKPHVPLGAPLDYVEVAIARPIDG